In the genome of Ancylomarina subtilis, one region contains:
- a CDS encoding [Fe-Fe] hydrogenase large subunit C-terminal domain-containing protein, with protein sequence MDVFKPVYTEQNDCQDCYKCIRECQLKAIKVINNSAQILHEDCIYCGSCTLVCPVNAKKVRNDLTRVKSLLKRHDKVVVSLAPSYMSEFPNLKDEQLLAALKELGFAHVSETALGAEMVSQKVNAFLEEKQSGIYISSACPSVVEMICKHFPQYKNYITPFLSPLLAHCKLLKQEYGEDCKIVFIGPCIAKKSESDAFGDLLEASLSFKDLAEWLDEEGLEPELFHESDAESKFVPRRAGRGALYPIDGGMIAGIKDNASTTDAVFMTFSGISSIYDVLKDLNYYRKSGLLFLELLACEGGCINGPGTRKSYSRALKRLEIINRTEPEVKEQVVNFSIDRDFDNIDVAMKPEHPENKIKEALNMIGKYSDKDEINCGGCGYNSCREFAKAYLEDKSEPNMCASYMRKIAHDKSTALLGKIPSGVLIVNEDLKVVEANQSFARIMGEEMEQLFETIPGLKDADLKKIAPFYKLFSSVLATGEDNLERDFRLGNKMLHLSLFTIQRNKIVGAILRDMSQPFIQQEEVINRAKAVNQKNLETVQKIAYLLGENASETEDMLNSIVEFYTLSEDKN encoded by the coding sequence ATGGATGTTTTTAAGCCCGTTTATACCGAACAAAACGATTGTCAGGATTGTTATAAATGCATACGTGAGTGCCAGTTGAAAGCCATAAAAGTGATTAATAATTCGGCACAAATTTTACATGAAGATTGTATTTACTGTGGCAGTTGTACGCTGGTTTGTCCTGTGAATGCGAAAAAAGTTCGCAACGATTTAACACGAGTGAAATCCTTATTGAAGCGTCATGATAAGGTGGTGGTGTCTTTAGCCCCTTCGTATATGTCAGAATTCCCTAATCTAAAGGATGAGCAATTGCTTGCTGCCCTTAAGGAATTAGGCTTCGCTCATGTTTCAGAAACAGCATTGGGTGCTGAGATGGTTTCGCAAAAAGTGAACGCGTTTTTAGAAGAAAAACAATCCGGTATTTATATTTCCTCAGCTTGTCCTTCGGTGGTTGAGATGATTTGTAAACACTTTCCTCAGTATAAGAATTATATCACGCCTTTTTTATCACCCTTGTTAGCGCATTGCAAGCTGTTAAAGCAAGAATATGGCGAGGACTGTAAAATTGTTTTTATTGGTCCTTGCATTGCCAAAAAATCAGAAAGCGATGCTTTTGGAGATTTGCTCGAAGCTTCCCTATCGTTTAAAGATTTGGCTGAATGGCTTGATGAAGAGGGGCTCGAGCCTGAATTGTTTCACGAGTCGGATGCAGAGTCGAAATTTGTTCCCCGACGGGCAGGAAGAGGTGCTTTGTATCCCATCGATGGGGGGATGATTGCCGGGATTAAGGATAATGCTTCGACAACCGATGCGGTTTTTATGACTTTCTCGGGCATTAGCAGCATTTACGATGTGCTTAAGGATTTGAATTATTATCGCAAATCGGGCTTGTTGTTTCTGGAACTTTTGGCTTGTGAAGGGGGCTGTATCAATGGGCCGGGAACCCGAAAATCATATTCCCGGGCATTAAAGCGATTGGAGATTATCAATCGGACCGAACCGGAAGTTAAAGAACAAGTTGTCAATTTTTCGATTGATAGAGATTTTGATAATATTGATGTTGCTATGAAACCAGAACATCCTGAAAATAAGATCAAGGAGGCTCTGAACATGATTGGTAAATACTCCGATAAGGATGAGATTAATTGTGGTGGTTGTGGATACAATTCCTGTCGGGAATTTGCCAAGGCTTACCTCGAAGATAAGTCCGAACCCAATATGTGCGCTTCCTATATGCGCAAAATTGCTCACGATAAATCAACAGCACTTTTGGGCAAAATACCTTCCGGAGTTTTAATTGTAAACGAGGATCTGAAGGTGGTTGAGGCTAATCAGAGTTTTGCCCGTATAATGGGCGAGGAGATGGAGCAATTGTTTGAAACAATTCCGGGTTTGAAAGATGCTGATTTGAAGAAGATCGCACCATTTTACAAACTCTTTTCATCGGTTCTGGCCACAGGGGAAGATAATTTAGAAAGGGATTTTCGATTGGGGAATAAAATGTTGCATTTGAGTTTGTTTACCATTCAACGAAATAAGATTGTTGGGGCGATTCTTCGTGATATGTCTCAGCCTTTTATTCAACAGGAGGAGGTGATTAATCGGGCCAAGGCTGTCAACCAAAAGAATCTGGAAACGGTTCAGAAAATTGCTTATCTGTTGGGTGAGAATGCATCCGAAACAGAGGATATGCTTAACTCTATTGTGGAGTTTTATACGCTTTCAGAAGATAAGAATTGA
- a CDS encoding carbamoyltransferase family protein — protein sequence MKKILGISAFYHDSAAAITIGGQIIAAAQEERFTRIKHTPDFPIHAIKYCLEEAGLEIDELDAVVFYDKPLLKFERLLQTYYAFAPKGLLSFLKAIPVWINEKMFLKKQIYNGLKEIGPYNKKSLKLLFSEHHLAHAASAFLPSAYEKSAILTIDGVGEWCTASIGIGEKGQIKILKEMEFPHSVGLLYSAFTYYIGFTVNSGEYKLMGLAPYGDPQADETHEFVKRIKKHLIDIKEDGSIWLDQSYFNYATGLRMVKEDKWEKLFGLKRREPEAKLEQKHCNLALAIQMVTEEIVIKMAKEAKRLTEANFLCMAGGVALNCVANGKLLRENVFDDIYIQPAAGDAGGALGAALAVSSMYFGEERLFDPKKDQMRGAYLGPEFSEKEVQLMNRKVKSVHHYYDNFAELTEFAAQQLTQGNVVGWYQGKMEFGPRALGNRSILGDARNPEMQKKLNLKIKYREGFRPFAPSVLAEKCNDYFDLKTGSPYMLLVAPVKEERRKELPENYSQLPLWDKLYFTRSDIQSITHLDFSARVQTVHRDTNPKYWDLITEFERQTGYGLVVNTSFNVRGEPIVCTPYDAYRCFMSTEMDYLVIGNFVYCKTEQPDWENKEKWTVKFKMD from the coding sequence ATGAAAAAAATCCTCGGAATATCTGCGTTTTATCACGACTCAGCTGCTGCCATCACAATTGGGGGGCAGATTATTGCTGCCGCTCAGGAAGAACGATTTACAAGAATCAAACACACGCCCGATTTCCCAATTCATGCAATTAAATATTGCCTGGAAGAGGCCGGACTTGAAATTGATGAGCTCGATGCTGTTGTTTTTTACGATAAACCCCTGCTCAAGTTCGAAAGACTTTTACAAACCTATTATGCTTTTGCGCCCAAAGGTCTCCTGTCCTTTCTGAAGGCTATTCCTGTTTGGATCAACGAGAAAATGTTTCTTAAAAAGCAAATCTACAACGGTTTGAAAGAGATCGGCCCATACAATAAGAAGTCATTGAAACTCTTGTTCTCAGAACATCATCTGGCTCATGCTGCAAGTGCTTTTTTACCATCGGCCTATGAAAAATCGGCCATCTTAACCATTGATGGTGTAGGTGAATGGTGTACCGCTTCGATAGGAATTGGGGAAAAAGGTCAGATTAAAATATTAAAGGAAATGGAATTCCCTCACTCAGTGGGGCTACTCTATAGTGCTTTTACCTACTACATTGGGTTTACGGTGAATTCCGGAGAATACAAACTTATGGGACTGGCGCCCTATGGCGATCCCCAGGCTGATGAAACCCACGAATTTGTAAAACGGATTAAAAAGCATTTAATCGATATAAAGGAAGATGGTTCCATTTGGCTGGATCAATCCTATTTCAACTATGCCACAGGTTTACGAATGGTAAAAGAAGACAAATGGGAAAAATTGTTTGGTTTAAAACGTCGCGAACCTGAAGCAAAACTCGAACAGAAACATTGCAACCTGGCCCTTGCCATACAAATGGTAACCGAAGAGATTGTGATCAAAATGGCCAAAGAAGCGAAGCGACTAACTGAGGCTAATTTTCTCTGCATGGCGGGTGGCGTTGCGCTCAACTGTGTGGCCAATGGCAAACTGCTTCGTGAAAATGTATTTGATGACATTTACATACAACCCGCTGCGGGTGATGCCGGCGGTGCACTTGGCGCAGCCTTAGCTGTAAGCTCCATGTATTTTGGGGAAGAACGACTTTTCGATCCGAAAAAAGACCAAATGCGAGGGGCGTATTTGGGTCCTGAATTTTCTGAAAAAGAAGTGCAACTGATGAACCGAAAGGTCAAAAGTGTGCATCACTATTACGACAACTTTGCTGAACTGACGGAGTTTGCCGCTCAGCAACTCACCCAGGGCAATGTGGTAGGCTGGTATCAGGGCAAAATGGAATTTGGTCCCAGAGCGCTTGGCAACCGAAGTATTTTAGGTGATGCCCGAAACCCGGAAATGCAGAAAAAACTCAATCTTAAAATCAAATATCGCGAGGGGTTCAGACCCTTTGCCCCCTCTGTTCTGGCAGAAAAATGCAACGATTATTTTGATCTGAAAACGGGTTCTCCCTACATGCTATTGGTTGCTCCCGTTAAGGAAGAGAGACGCAAAGAATTGCCGGAGAATTATTCACAGCTTCCCCTTTGGGATAAGCTCTATTTTACACGAAGCGATATTCAATCGATCACCCATCTGGATTTCTCGGCTCGTGTGCAAACCGTACACCGGGATACCAACCCCAAATATTGGGATCTGATTACCGAATTCGAAAGACAAACCGGATATGGCCTGGTCGTTAATACCAGTTTTAATGTCAGGGGCGAACCCATTGTTTGCACCCCATACGATGCCTACCGTTGCTTTATGAGCACCGAAATGGATTATCTGGTTATCGGCAATTTTGTGTATTGTAAAACCGAACAACCCGATTGGGAAAACAAGGAAAAATGGACCGTTAAATTCAAGATGGACTAA
- a CDS encoding DUF5989 family protein, with protein sequence MDFLTDLWLFMKERKKFWLAPIIIILLLIGLLIVFGGSSAVAPFIYTIF encoded by the coding sequence ATGGATTTTTTAACTGACTTGTGGCTCTTTATGAAAGAGCGAAAAAAATTTTGGTTAGCACCCATTATCATCATCCTTTTACTGATTGGTTTATTAATTGTATTTGGGGGTAGTAGTGCCGTTGCTCCGTTTATTTACACCATATTCTAA
- a CDS encoding SxtJ family membrane protein: MKQLQAKSDPIKTVLVITVGMLIVFSISHWRWAFNAAVIIGILGIVSPFLAKQIDFLWMKLAWVMSLIVPNIILSLVFYLFLTPIALLSRIFGEKNQLNLKNAKLSVFKVYKKDFNKSSFEKPW; the protein is encoded by the coding sequence ATGAAACAATTGCAAGCAAAATCAGACCCCATAAAAACCGTTTTGGTTATTACAGTGGGAATGCTCATTGTATTTTCTATCAGCCATTGGAGATGGGCCTTTAATGCGGCAGTCATCATTGGTATATTGGGTATCGTATCCCCTTTTCTGGCGAAACAAATCGACTTTTTGTGGATGAAACTGGCTTGGGTCATGAGCCTTATCGTTCCTAATATTATCTTATCCCTTGTCTTTTATCTGTTTCTGACGCCCATTGCACTTCTGTCCAGAATTTTTGGAGAGAAGAATCAGCTCAATCTCAAAAATGCCAAACTCAGTGTCTTTAAAGTTTACAAAAAAGACTTTAATAAATCGAGTTTTGAGAAACCCTGGTAA
- a CDS encoding YtxH domain-containing protein — MSNSGGVIAALLAGCAIGVGLGVLYAPDKGEVTRKKMKKKAKEKAEEFEVAFDKNMEKVRSKIDELIDDLEKKIDSFKRKEKEQET, encoded by the coding sequence ATGTCAAATTCAGGAGGAGTTATTGCAGCTTTGTTAGCAGGCTGTGCAATAGGTGTGGGTTTAGGAGTTCTTTATGCGCCCGACAAAGGGGAAGTAACCCGCAAAAAGATGAAGAAAAAGGCAAAGGAAAAAGCTGAGGAATTCGAAGTTGCCTTTGACAAGAACATGGAGAAAGTCCGGTCTAAAATCGATGAGTTGATTGATGATCTGGAGAAAAAGATTGATTCTTTCAAAAGAAAAGAGAAAGAACAGGAAACCTAA
- a CDS encoding Crp/Fnr family transcriptional regulator — MPNQDLKQLFEKLELPVEFENEFKNKAEILSLQKNDFFIKEGDVCSYIGIVKSGSLYSFFEDDNTDIQVNELYQASSFISSYRSFLSQTPSPANFKANMDSEIYVIPYEKYLSLQKSINWLTFFKTFSDALFVRKCLKETALMNFSTKKRYELLIEQRRSIEQLFPQYIIASYLKMRPETLSRLKSLDLHQEKV, encoded by the coding sequence GTGCCTAATCAAGACTTAAAACAACTCTTTGAGAAACTGGAACTACCGGTTGAATTTGAAAACGAGTTTAAAAACAAAGCTGAAATATTAAGCCTACAAAAAAATGATTTCTTCATAAAAGAAGGTGACGTCTGTTCATACATTGGAATCGTTAAATCGGGGAGTTTATATTCTTTTTTTGAAGATGATAATACAGACATACAGGTGAACGAATTATATCAGGCTTCATCATTTATTTCATCCTACCGAAGCTTTTTATCTCAAACACCTTCGCCAGCAAACTTCAAGGCTAATATGGATTCTGAAATATATGTGATTCCCTATGAAAAATACTTAAGCTTACAGAAGTCTATAAACTGGCTGACTTTTTTTAAAACTTTTAGTGATGCGCTTTTTGTCAGAAAATGCCTGAAAGAAACGGCTTTAATGAACTTCTCAACTAAAAAAAGATATGAGCTTTTAATTGAGCAACGTCGTTCAATTGAACAATTATTTCCCCAATACATTATAGCCTCTTATCTTAAAATGAGACCTGAAACACTATCAAGATTAAAAAGTCTTGACCTACATCAAGAGAAAGTTTAA
- a CDS encoding cysteine hydrolase family protein → MKKTVVIAFFLISICSLKAQVKDMKTALVLIDIQNDYFKDGKMELYNPEKAGDNAKILLNAFRKNNMPVIHIQHLSTRAGSTFFIPKTLGAEINERVKPLNNEKIIIKHYPNSFRETNLWDYLKSMDIEKLVICGMMTHMCVDATVRAAKDYGFECLVVGDACATKNLEINHETVKASDVQKAFLSALNYFYASVVTTEQFLKQ, encoded by the coding sequence ATGAAAAAAACAGTCGTCATTGCATTCTTTCTAATTTCAATCTGTTCACTAAAAGCACAAGTAAAAGATATGAAAACAGCTCTCGTACTCATTGATATCCAAAACGATTATTTTAAAGACGGTAAAATGGAACTTTACAATCCGGAAAAAGCTGGAGACAATGCAAAGATTCTATTAAACGCCTTTAGAAAAAATAACATGCCCGTAATTCATATTCAACATCTATCAACACGAGCAGGATCTACTTTTTTTATCCCCAAAACATTAGGGGCAGAGATTAATGAACGGGTTAAACCCCTAAACAACGAGAAGATAATCATTAAACACTATCCCAATAGTTTCAGAGAAACTAACCTTTGGGATTATTTAAAAAGCATGGACATCGAAAAATTAGTTATTTGCGGAATGATGACTCATATGTGTGTGGATGCAACGGTCAGAGCTGCAAAAGACTATGGTTTTGAATGCCTTGTTGTTGGAGATGCTTGTGCGACTAAAAATCTTGAAATAAACCATGAAACGGTCAAAGCAAGTGACGTTCAGAAAGCCTTTTTAAGTGCTTTGAACTATTTTTATGCCTCGGTTGTAACAACTGAACAATTCTTAAAGCAATAA
- a CDS encoding winged helix-turn-helix domain-containing protein: MTKTESLSPQQARKLVLLSQGLPPARQTGSAIDATLSAIEQLGYIQIDTISVVQRAHHHTLWNRNPRYQNAHLDQLIADKQVFEYWSHAAAYLPMRDYRYSLIRKQAIASGEQNHWYEPDKKRMSEVLKRIENEGPLMAKDFEHTGKKGVDWMSKPAKRALEHLFMQGDLMVPSRNNFHKVYDLTERVLPKEVDTRIPTPEEHARFLITRYLEANGLGQASEMGYLLKNTKKELAAALKDMLANDELIQIQTAGNSYYALPHALELLSKPLSRSKLKILSPFDNLLIQRKRMQALFNFDYQIECYLPEAKRQYGYFSLPVLWDGKLVARMDCKADRKTAVLHIRHIVLEAKLVKTEAFALALSKELTAFMLFNACSSIQLHKTTPTSFKNTVQNALKGS; this comes from the coding sequence ATGACAAAAACAGAAAGCCTATCCCCCCAACAAGCCAGAAAACTGGTTCTGCTCTCGCAGGGATTGCCACCTGCCAGACAGACAGGATCAGCCATAGATGCAACACTCTCGGCTATCGAGCAGCTGGGGTACATTCAGATTGACACCATCTCTGTGGTTCAGCGGGCTCATCATCATACCCTGTGGAATCGAAACCCTCGTTACCAGAATGCCCATCTCGATCAGCTGATTGCCGACAAGCAGGTATTTGAATACTGGTCGCATGCGGCCGCCTACCTGCCCATGCGCGACTACCGGTACAGCCTGATTCGCAAACAGGCCATCGCCAGTGGGGAGCAAAATCATTGGTACGAACCCGATAAAAAACGGATGTCTGAGGTGCTCAAGCGAATTGAAAATGAAGGCCCCTTAATGGCCAAAGACTTTGAGCATACAGGAAAAAAAGGCGTTGACTGGATGAGCAAACCCGCCAAGCGCGCGCTGGAACACCTGTTTATGCAGGGCGACCTGATGGTGCCTTCCCGCAACAATTTCCATAAGGTGTACGACCTGACCGAACGGGTTCTGCCCAAAGAGGTGGACACCCGAATCCCCACACCTGAGGAACATGCCCGTTTTCTGATTACACGATATCTGGAAGCTAACGGACTGGGACAGGCAAGCGAAATGGGCTATTTGCTGAAAAACACAAAAAAAGAACTTGCTGCCGCTCTTAAGGACATGCTTGCCAATGACGAACTGATACAAATACAAACCGCCGGCAACAGCTATTATGCCTTGCCCCATGCCCTGGAGCTTTTGAGCAAACCGCTTTCCCGCAGCAAACTAAAGATCCTCTCCCCTTTCGATAACCTGCTTATCCAGCGAAAGCGCATGCAGGCTCTCTTCAATTTCGACTATCAAATAGAGTGTTATCTTCCCGAGGCAAAACGCCAGTATGGCTATTTCTCCTTACCCGTTTTGTGGGATGGGAAACTGGTCGCGCGAATGGACTGCAAAGCGGATAGAAAAACAGCTGTGCTGCACATCAGGCATATCGTTCTGGAAGCTAAACTTGTAAAAACCGAGGCTTTTGCTTTGGCCCTGTCAAAAGAACTGACAGCCTTTATGCTCTTTAATGCTTGTAGCTCGATACAATTGCACAAAACAACACCAACCAGCTTTAAGAATACAGTTCAAAATGCACTTAAAGGTTCATAA
- a CDS encoding AAA family ATPase: MKIEFIDIQNFRKLKKSRIDFSEKETLLVGANNSGKTSAMDAMILFFKSKNKFETRDFTLSNWKTINSIGEKWINTKEKEDLDLGIKQWESLVPTIDVWLNVKPNEIHYVHHLIPTLDWKGGLLGVRLRLEPNNLEELYTEFSTNFDNAKTILQASKSKKTDFKMWPKDMWDFLDKKINNLFSVKSYLLNPELNKEMQELPDTSVALETDAFSGLIKVDIINAQRGFSGTNAEETELSNVKNLSSQLRSYYDKHLNPFENPTPDDIDALKAIQEAKDIFDTNLKESFKDSLGELELLNYPGFGNPKITLSSRFNTVESLNHDSSVQYSLDDKQPELSLPEKYNGLGYQNLISIIFKLIRFRDEWMQVGKTYKQTPDAPIDDDFEPLHLVLIEEPEAHLHAQVQQVFINHAYKVLRNNKNLKGNDNFSTQLLISTHSNHIAHEVDFASLRYFKRLKADNGDVNTSTIINLSETFGTEDSSTRFAIRYLKTTHCDLFFADAVIMVEGPVERMLVPYFIKKMTNLNSCYISILEIGGSHAHRLQPLVEKLGIITLVITDLDSINKDGVSNGKVQPEKLKEYRTGNDTLKKWLPIEEKLDAILELDESKMSHAKLPIRVAFQKGVKVSDGSKDIEVYPYTFEDSLVMENRDIFKKISESSGLMKKMHLASMETDIKESAKKMYEAITADGAKKAEFALELLFFEEPNKLEVPNYINKGLEWLEKQLLSIDKGITTK, from the coding sequence ATGAAAATAGAATTTATAGACATTCAAAATTTTAGAAAGCTTAAGAAATCAAGAATTGATTTTTCTGAAAAAGAGACACTATTAGTCGGTGCTAACAATAGTGGTAAAACTAGTGCAATGGATGCAATGATTCTATTTTTTAAATCAAAGAATAAATTTGAAACTAGAGATTTTACTCTTTCCAATTGGAAAACAATTAATTCAATAGGTGAAAAATGGATAAACACCAAAGAAAAAGAAGACCTTGATTTAGGTATTAAACAATGGGAGAGTCTAGTCCCGACAATTGATGTTTGGCTAAATGTAAAACCAAATGAAATTCATTATGTCCACCACTTAATACCAACTTTAGATTGGAAAGGTGGATTACTTGGAGTTAGGTTAAGGTTGGAACCAAACAACTTAGAAGAACTATATACGGAATTCTCAACCAATTTTGATAATGCAAAGACAATATTACAGGCAAGTAAATCAAAGAAAACTGATTTCAAAATGTGGCCTAAGGATATGTGGGATTTCTTGGATAAGAAGATAAATAATTTATTCTCAGTCAAGTCTTATTTGCTTAACCCTGAGCTAAACAAAGAAATGCAAGAATTACCTGATACTTCCGTTGCTCTTGAAACCGACGCATTTTCAGGTTTAATAAAAGTAGATATTATTAATGCACAACGGGGATTTTCAGGGACTAATGCTGAAGAAACAGAATTATCAAATGTTAAGAATTTATCAAGTCAGTTAAGAAGTTATTATGACAAACACCTTAACCCTTTTGAGAACCCAACCCCTGACGATATTGATGCTTTAAAAGCAATACAAGAAGCAAAAGATATTTTCGATACTAATCTAAAAGAAAGCTTTAAGGATTCATTAGGAGAATTAGAACTCTTAAACTACCCAGGTTTTGGAAATCCTAAGATTACCTTATCAAGCAGATTTAATACAGTTGAAAGCTTAAATCATGATTCGTCTGTTCAGTATAGTCTAGATGATAAACAACCAGAATTAAGTTTACCTGAGAAATATAACGGATTAGGTTATCAAAATTTGATTTCAATTATTTTTAAACTAATTAGATTTCGCGATGAATGGATGCAAGTTGGTAAAACATATAAGCAAACACCAGATGCTCCTATAGATGATGATTTTGAGCCTTTGCATCTAGTTTTAATTGAAGAGCCAGAGGCTCATTTGCATGCTCAAGTTCAACAAGTGTTTATCAACCATGCCTATAAGGTTCTACGGAATAATAAAAATTTAAAAGGCAATGATAATTTCTCTACTCAGTTATTAATTAGTACTCATTCTAACCATATAGCTCACGAAGTAGATTTTGCATCATTAAGATATTTTAAGAGGTTAAAAGCGGATAATGGAGATGTTAATACATCTACAATTATCAACCTTTCAGAAACGTTTGGAACAGAAGATTCTTCAACTCGATTTGCGATAAGGTATCTTAAGACAACGCACTGTGATTTATTTTTTGCAGATGCGGTAATTATGGTTGAAGGCCCAGTAGAAAGAATGCTTGTGCCTTATTTTATTAAGAAAATGACCAATCTAAATAGTTGTTATATCTCAATACTTGAAATTGGTGGTAGTCATGCGCATAGACTTCAACCATTAGTTGAAAAACTTGGGATAATTACACTTGTGATAACTGATTTAGATTCAATAAACAAAGATGGCGTAAGTAATGGTAAAGTACAGCCAGAAAAGCTTAAAGAATATAGAACGGGTAATGACACATTAAAGAAATGGCTACCAATAGAAGAAAAATTAGATGCTATTTTAGAACTTGATGAGTCTAAAATGTCTCATGCCAAACTCCCAATTAGGGTGGCTTTTCAAAAAGGAGTTAAAGTATCAGATGGCTCAAAAGATATTGAAGTCTATCCATATACTTTTGAAGATTCTTTGGTAATGGAGAATCGGGATATTTTTAAGAAAATATCAGAGTCCTCTGGATTAATGAAAAAGATGCATTTAGCTTCTATGGAAACTGACATCAAAGAATCAGCAAAAAAAATGTATGAGGCAATAACAGCAGATGGTGCAAAAAAAGCTGAATTTGCTCTTGAATTGTTGTTTTTTGAAGAACCAAATAAATTAGAAGTTCCTAATTATATAAATAAGGGGTTGGAATGGCTTGAGAAACAATTATTAAGTATTGATAAAGGAATAACAACTAAATAA